DNA sequence from the Cupriavidus oxalaticus genome:
CGCCGTGACCGACCTGAAGCAAGACTACCTCGTCGCCGACATCAAGCTGGCCAGCTGGGGCCGCAAGGAAATCGCCATCGCCGAAACCGAGATGCCCGGCCTGATGGCGATCCGCGATGAATTCGCTGCCGCGCAGCCGCTCAAGGGCGCGCGCATCGCCGGCTCGCTGCACATGACGATCCAGACCGCCGTGCTGATCGAAACGCTCCAGGCGCTGGGCGCCGACGTGCGCTGGGCCTCGTGCAATATCTTCTCGACGCAGGACCACGCCGCCGCCGCCATCGCCGCGGGCGGCACGCCGGTGTTCGCCTTCAAGGGTGAATCGCTGAAGGAGTACTGGGACTTCACGCACCGCATCTTCGACTGGGCCGACGGCGGCACCCCCAACATGATCCTGGACGACGGCGGCGACGCCACGCTGCTGCTGCACCTGGGCGCCAAGGCCGAGAAGGATGCTTCGCTGATCGCCAACCCGGGCAGCGAGGAAGAAACCTACCTGTTCGCCGCGATCAAGGAAAAGCTGGCCAGGGATCCGAGCTGGTACAGCCGCAACCTGGCAGCTATCCGCGGCGTGACCGAGGAAACCACCACCGGCGTGCACCGCCTGTACCAGATGGCCCAGAAGGGCGAGCTGCGCTTCCCGGCGATCAATGTCAACGACTCCGTCACCAAGAGCAAGTTCGACAACCTGTACGGCTGCCGCGAATCGCTGGTGGACGGCATCAAGCGCGCCACCGACGTGATGATCGCCGGCAAGATCGCCATCGTGGCCGGCTACGGCGACGTGGGCAAGGGCAGCGCGCAGGCGCTGCGCGCGCTGTCGGCGCAGGTGTGGGTCACCGAGATCGACCCGATCTGCGCGCTGCAGGCCGCGATGGAAGGCTACCGCGTGGTGACCATGGACTACGCCGCCGAGCACGGCGATATCTTCGTCACCTGCACCGGCAATTACCACGTCATCACCCATGAGCACATGGCCAAGATGAAGGACCAGGCCATCGTCTGCAACATCGGCCACTTCGACAACGAGATCGACATCGCCTCGATCGAGAAGTACGAGTGGGACGAGATCAAGCCGCAGGTCGACCACGTGAAGTTCCCGGACGGGAAGAAGCTGATCATCCTGGCCAAGGGCCGCCTGGTGAACCTGGGCTGCGCCACCGGCCACCCGTCGTACGTGATGAGCAGCTCGTTCGCCAACCAGACCATCGCCCAGATCGAGCTCTGGCAGGAACGCGACAGCGGCAAGTACCCGGTCGGCGTCTACACGCTGCCCAAGCACCTGGACGAGAAGGTTGCGCGCCTGCAGCTGCGCAAGCTGAACGCGCAGCTGACCGAGCTGACCGAGCAGCAGGCCGCTTATATCGGCGTGAAGAAGGAAGGCCCGTACAAGGCGGATCACTACCGTTATTGATGCGCGCAGGAAGGTAGGAACTCCCCTCTCCCGCTTGCGGGAGAGGGGCCGGGGGTGAGGGGAGAAACCACCAACCAAGGAGCCGTCATGAGACTACT
Encoded proteins:
- the ahcY gene encoding adenosylhomocysteinase, whose amino-acid sequence is MNAVTDLKQDYLVADIKLASWGRKEIAIAETEMPGLMAIRDEFAAAQPLKGARIAGSLHMTIQTAVLIETLQALGADVRWASCNIFSTQDHAAAAIAAGGTPVFAFKGESLKEYWDFTHRIFDWADGGTPNMILDDGGDATLLLHLGAKAEKDASLIANPGSEEETYLFAAIKEKLARDPSWYSRNLAAIRGVTEETTTGVHRLYQMAQKGELRFPAINVNDSVTKSKFDNLYGCRESLVDGIKRATDVMIAGKIAIVAGYGDVGKGSAQALRALSAQVWVTEIDPICALQAAMEGYRVVTMDYAAEHGDIFVTCTGNYHVITHEHMAKMKDQAIVCNIGHFDNEIDIASIEKYEWDEIKPQVDHVKFPDGKKLIILAKGRLVNLGCATGHPSYVMSSSFANQTIAQIELWQERDSGKYPVGVYTLPKHLDEKVARLQLRKLNAQLTELTEQQAAYIGVKKEGPYKADHYRY